Sequence from the Methanosphaera cuniculi genome:
TGGAAAATGTGTAATAGATGATGAAATGCAAGATATTTATGATGCAATTAATGAAGCAGATGGAGTAATACTAGGAACTCCAATCTACTGGTATAATGTATCAGCACAACTTAAACTTGTAATTGATAGAATGTATTCATACTACATGACACCAGCAGTAGATCAACTTAAAGGTAAAAAAATAGCTATGATCACATCACAAGCAGCTGATGATGAAGGAATATATGATAAAGAACGTATGAGAATACTAAAATCATTTGAAGCAGTAGGATTTGAAATTGTAGCTAATGAAGGATTTGCTGCAAATAATAATCCTGCTGAAATCACAAATAAATCAGATGATCTTAAACGTGCAACAGCAATTGGAGATAAAATGGTAGAATAAATTCTACTTAATAATAGTTAAAATAACGAAAAAAAATATAGGTGATTATAATGAAAATTTTAGGAATTAACACAAGTCCACGTCCAGAAAGTAATTCAAAAATAGCATTAAAAACAGCACTTGATGAAGCAGAAGCTAAAGGTGCAAATGTAAAAATTATAGACACAAACAAAATGAAAATCGCACCATGTCATGGAGACAATGCATGTAAAACTAATGGTGGAAAATGTGTAATAGATGATGAAATGCAAGATATCTATGATGCAATTAATGAAGCAGATGGAGTAATACTAGCAACACCTATCTACTGGGCAGATGTATCAGCACAACTTAAACTTATAATTGATAGAATGTATGCATACTACATGATGCCATCAGCAGATCAACTTAAAGGTAAAAAAATAGGAATTATAACATCACAAGGAGCACCTGGAGAAGAAACATTTGTAGATGCACGCGTTACAGCACTTAAATGTTTCCAATCATTAGGATTTGAAATTGTAGCTGATGAAGGATTCACAGAAAATAATGAACCAGGAGCAATTAAAGATAAACCTGATGATCTTAAACGTGCAAAAGCAATGGGAGATAAAATAGTAGAATAAAATAATAACTTTTATTTTATCTATTAACCTTCTTTTTTTTAACTTTTATTTTTTTTAATTTTATCCATCTTTTTTTTTATATAAATTCAAACCTGATTTAGAAATTTACATTTTTTCATGATCATTTTATTAAAAAATATAAGTATTATAGATAACATAACTATTAGTATAATTAAACTTTTAAACAACGATTTTTTTAAACTCATAGTATAAAAAATACTAAAAAATTTTTTTTTAACATTAGACAATATATGGAGAGACATGAAAGTGCAAAATGATTTGCAAGATAAATGTGGAGTTATAGGAGTATATTCTTATGATGACTCTGTGGATGTAGCATCATGGATTCTATCAGGACTACATACAATTCAACATAGAGGACAAGAATCAGCAGGAATTAGTGTAATAAAAGATGGAAGAACAAATACTCATGTAGGAATGGGACTAGTTTCTGATGTTTTTGATGAAGATCTTATAAACTTATTAAATGGAAATATTGGTATTGGACATGTTCGTTATTCAACAACTGGAGATTCAAGCCATGAAAACTGCTCACCTTTTGTAGAAGAAGCTGAGGATATAAACATATCAATAGCACATAATGGGGATATTGTAAACTCATTCAAACTACGTGAAGAACTAATTGAAGATGGTTTTAAATTCAAATCAAATACAGATTCTGAAGTTATATGTCACCTTCTAATAAAAGAGTACCAAAAATCACATGATACAGTGGATGCAATTAAAAAAACATGTGATAGACTAATAGGTTCATATTCACTTGTAATAATGATTAATGGAATACTTTATGCTGTACGTGATCCATTAGGTATGAAGCCATTATCTCTTGGTGGAAATGATGATTTTTTAGTTATTGCATCAGAAACTGTGGCATTTGATTCATTAAATGTTGATTATATCCGTTCAATAAAACCTGGTGAAATACTACAAATTGATGGACGGGATGTTGAAAGCTTCTTCCTTAAAAAATATGATCATACAGCAAATTGTATGTTTGAATACCTCTATTTTGCAAGACCTGATAGTATGATATATGATAAAAGTGTATATGAAGTACGCTTGAATGTAGGTAAGAAATTAGCTGAAGAATATCCGATAGATGCAGATGTAGTAATAGCAGTACCGGATTCATCAATACCAGCAACACTTGCATATTCACGTGCTACAGGAATTCCATATGCTGAAGGATTAATTAAAAATCGTTATGTTGGACGAACATTTATCATGCCAACACAACAAGATCGGGATATTGCTGTAAGACTTAAAATGAATACAGTAGATTCAATAATAAAAGATAAAAAAGTAGTTGTAATAGATGATAGTGTAGTACGAGGTACAACATCAAAAACTATTATTAAAATGCTACGTGAAGCAGGAGCAAAAGAAGTACACTTACTTGTTGGATGTCCTGAAATAATTTCACCATGCTATTATGGAATAGCTATGGCAACAAAAGAAGAACTTCTTGCTGTAGGAAGAACAAATGAGGAAATCAGGGATGAAATAGGTGTAGATTCAATAGGCTATATTAGTATTGATGGTCTTGTTGATGCAATAGGAACACCATATGAGGATCTTTGTCTTGGATGTATTACAGGAGATTATCCAACAGTAATACCTGAAGAAATTGAAGATGAACTAAATTAAAAAATTTATCCACCCTCTTTTTTTTAACTTTTTCTCTTTTTTTTTAATAAAAAGTAATATTTCATACACAAATTATTTATAAAAAGATAATTTTATTTTACCAAGGAGATGTATTATTTATGGTTGAACTACTTGCACCAGCACGAGATAAAAAGGCAGTATCAGCAGCATTAAATAACAATGCAGATAGTGTATATGTTGGAATATCAGACTATAATATGCGAGCAAATGTAGCAAAAATAAGTATAGATGATATAGCTGATATAACCAGACAATGTCATGATATGGGAAAGATGTTATATGTATGTACAAATACAGTAGTAGATGATAAACAAATACAAAAATATAAAAAACAAGTAGAAATACTAGAAAAATATGATATAGATGCACTAATAATATCAGATATTGGAATGATAAATGTAGCAAATAAAACATCAATACCAATACATCTAAGTGTACAGGCAAATACAACAAATACAGAAGCACTAAAACTATACCGTGATTTAGGTGTAACACGAGCTGTACTTTCACGAGAACTTTCTTTAGATCAGATAAGTGAAATATGTAAACATTCTCCTATTGAAATTGAAACATTTATACATGGAGCAATATGTGTAGCAATGTCAGGACGATGTTTTTTAAGTTCATACTTCTATGATCGTAATGCAAATAATGGAGAATGCCTACAACCATGTAGACAGCCATGGATGATAACATCAACAGAAGATAAACAATTAATAGTAGAAGAACATGAAAACAATACCTTGGATCATTCAAGACTTCTAAGTCCAAATGACATGTGTATGATAGAACATATTCCAGACTTAATGAAAGCAGGTATTGATGCATTTAAAATAGAAGGACGAGCAAGACCAGCAGATTATGTAGCATGTGTAACAAAAACATATAGTGAAGCAATAAAATTATATGAAGATGGATTATGGGATATTAAATCTAGAGAATTAATACCAGGCTGGCTTGATGAACTTCGAAGTGTATTTAATCGTGGATTTGACACTGGATTTTATTATCGTATACCAAGTAAGACAAGCTATGATAATAAAGCAACATATAAAAAACAAGATATAGGAATCATAA
This genomic interval carries:
- a CDS encoding flavodoxin family protein; translation: MKILGINTSPRPESNSKIALKTALDEAEAKGANVKIIDTNKMKIAPCHGDNACKTNGGKCVIDDEMQDIYDAINEADGVILATPIYWADVSAQLKLIIDRMYAYYMMPSADQLKGKKIGIITSQGAPGEETFVDARVTALKCFQSLGFEIVADEGFTENNEPGAIKDKPDDLKRAKAMGDKIVE
- a CDS encoding peptidase U32 family protein, producing the protein MVELLAPARDKKAVSAALNNNADSVYVGISDYNMRANVAKISIDDIADITRQCHDMGKMLYVCTNTVVDDKQIQKYKKQVEILEKYDIDALIISDIGMINVANKTSIPIHLSVQANTTNTEALKLYRDLGVTRAVLSRELSLDQISEICKHSPIEIETFIHGAICVAMSGRCFLSSYFYDRNANNGECLQPCRQPWMITSTEDKQLIVEEHENNTLDHSRLLSPNDMCMIEHIPDLMKAGIDAFKIEGRARPADYVACVTKTYSEAIKLYEDGLWDIKSRELIPGWLDELRSVFNRGFDTGFYYRIPSKTSYDNKATYKKQDIGIITNYYKKVGVAEIKLWQDLKIGDEIIIQGNKTGSITQKVESMQVDGENIEYIKEGLIGLKTDTQVRQNDHVYKKVEIENMGE
- the purF gene encoding amidophosphoribosyltransferase, coding for MKVQNDLQDKCGVIGVYSYDDSVDVASWILSGLHTIQHRGQESAGISVIKDGRTNTHVGMGLVSDVFDEDLINLLNGNIGIGHVRYSTTGDSSHENCSPFVEEAEDINISIAHNGDIVNSFKLREELIEDGFKFKSNTDSEVICHLLIKEYQKSHDTVDAIKKTCDRLIGSYSLVIMINGILYAVRDPLGMKPLSLGGNDDFLVIASETVAFDSLNVDYIRSIKPGEILQIDGRDVESFFLKKYDHTANCMFEYLYFARPDSMIYDKSVYEVRLNVGKKLAEEYPIDADVVIAVPDSSIPATLAYSRATGIPYAEGLIKNRYVGRTFIMPTQQDRDIAVRLKMNTVDSIIKDKKVVVIDDSVVRGTTSKTIIKMLREAGAKEVHLLVGCPEIISPCYYGIAMATKEELLAVGRTNEEIRDEIGVDSIGYISIDGLVDAIGTPYEDLCLGCITGDYPTVIPEEIEDELN
- a CDS encoding flavodoxin family protein yields the protein MKIVGINASPREESNTRIAIQAALEEAEVKGATVEIFDVTKMNITPCQGDNACKANGGKCVIDDEMQDIYDAINEADGVILGTPIYWYNVSAQLKLVIDRMYSYYMTPAVDQLKGKKIAMITSQAADDEGIYDKERMRILKSFEAVGFEIVANEGFAANNNPAEITNKSDDLKRATAIGDKMVE